A portion of the Parcubacteria group bacterium genome contains these proteins:
- the folB gene encoding dihydroneopterin aldolase, giving the protein MSTIFVRNLIVSGIHGVNAKEQEREQPFRIAIELEADTAKAEKSDDLADTINYKEVKDIAESVVRGPSFFLLEALANRIAEKILENPRILSVQVSIEKMKIWDNGVPGVVIKKQRS; this is encoded by the coding sequence ATGAGTACTATCTTTGTGCGAAATCTCATAGTCTCCGGCATTCATGGAGTAAATGCCAAAGAACAAGAACGCGAACAGCCATTTCGTATTGCTATTGAGCTTGAGGCAGACACTGCTAAAGCAGAAAAGTCGGATGATCTTGCCGACACGATTAATTACAAAGAGGTCAAGGATATAGCAGAAAGCGTTGTGCGTGGACCGTCCTTCTTTCTCCTCGAAGCATTAGCAAATCGCATTGCAGAAAAGATTCTCGAGAATCCACGCATTCTTTCGGTGCAGGTCTCTATTGAGAAAATGAAGATCTGGGACAATGGAGTCCCGGGTGTCGTCATTAAAAAACAGCGTTCTTAG
- the mnmA gene encoding tRNA 2-thiouridine(34) synthase MnmA, which yields MEKKKVFVGMSGGVDSSVSAALLKEAGYDVTGVFIRVWKPDFLECTRTDDEEVARRAAAHIGVPFLVFDFADDYKREVVDYMVREYKTGRTPNPDVMCNRQIKFGSFFKKARAMGADFIATGHHARVMTNGEVVSMLSGRDGAKDQSYFLWTLTQDQLQHVLFPIGDYEKSKVREMARERGLPNALRRDSQGLCFVGEFPMREFLGHFMPPKRGDVLNEAGEVVGHHEGAFYLTIGQRHGFTLTKKTPNDPPHYVVAKDIAQNTVTVSPRKPEMPGKVKEIILEDANMIQGRPFDGYAEYMVRYRYRQPLVRASVKGTSVTFTEPQSGVAPGQSLVIYDAKGEECFGGGVIGEVR from the coding sequence ATGGAGAAGAAGAAGGTTTTTGTTGGCATGAGTGGTGGCGTCGACAGTTCGGTATCAGCGGCGCTCCTCAAAGAAGCGGGTTACGATGTAACTGGCGTTTTTATCCGTGTCTGGAAACCGGACTTCCTCGAGTGTACGCGGACAGATGACGAAGAAGTAGCGCGTCGTGCTGCGGCGCACATTGGCGTTCCCTTTCTTGTTTTTGATTTTGCAGACGATTACAAGCGCGAGGTAGTGGACTACATGGTGCGCGAATACAAAACGGGCAGAACCCCCAACCCGGATGTCATGTGCAATCGACAGATTAAATTCGGCTCTTTTTTTAAAAAAGCTCGCGCTATGGGTGCCGACTTTATCGCTACGGGACACCATGCTCGAGTCATGACGAATGGCGAGGTTGTGTCTATGCTCTCTGGTCGCGATGGAGCTAAAGATCAATCGTATTTTCTCTGGACTCTCACACAAGACCAACTACAGCATGTCTTATTCCCCATCGGTGACTACGAGAAGAGTAAGGTCCGTGAGATGGCACGCGAGCGCGGACTTCCGAATGCTCTACGTAGAGACAGCCAAGGACTCTGTTTTGTCGGCGAGTTTCCCATGCGGGAATTTCTCGGGCACTTTATGCCGCCCAAGCGCGGAGATGTTTTGAATGAGGCGGGGGAGGTAGTGGGGCATCACGAGGGGGCATTCTACCTTACGATAGGACAACGGCACGGCTTCACGCTGACCAAAAAAACTCCGAATGATCCACCGCATTATGTAGTCGCGAAAGATATCGCTCAAAATACCGTCACCGTGTCGCCGAGGAAACCAGAAATGCCTGGGAAGGTGAAGGAGATTATTCTTGAGGATGCGAACATGATTCAGGGGCGCCCCTTCGACGGGTACGCAGAGTATATGGTGAGGTATCGCTATCGGCAGCCTTTGGTTAGAGCGAGCGTAAAGGGAACCTCGGTTACTTTCACAGAACCACAGAGTGGTGTTGCGCCTGGGCAGTCGCTCGTTATCTATGACGCAAAAGGCGAAGAGTGTTTTGGCGGAGGTGTTATTGGTGAGGTAAGATAA
- the mltG gene encoding endolytic transglycosylase MltG, producing the protein MFSNLKNLSQTLRPYIDRAKGYLHLPQSKRMRITVYGGATLVLVFFFFFISAPIGFPSGSLISIEKGMTLTEAARVLDERKIVQSPFMLKALVFVLRGEGGIQSAEYFLPKPQNVLTIAWRLTHGQHGLNPIRVTFPEGVSNKEIALVMKQKFPNFDDEEFLRIADNDEGYLFPDTYYFLPKVEPRTVLLALTNNFKLKLKDFEEEVLMSGHTIHEILTMASLLEKEAYTYEDMRVIAGLLWKRIEIGMPLQVDATFLYINGKTTFDLTLEDLRKNESPYNTYKHKGLPPGPIVNPGLLAIRATLNPRETPYLFYLSDLASNIHFSRTFDEHKVKKARYLP; encoded by the coding sequence ATGTTTTCTAATCTCAAAAATCTCTCACAAACACTCCGCCCGTATATAGACCGAGCGAAAGGGTATCTCCATTTGCCCCAGAGCAAACGGATGCGAATAACCGTCTACGGTGGGGCAACCCTCGTCCTCGTCTTTTTTTTCTTTTTTATAAGCGCCCCTATTGGATTCCCAAGCGGGTCCTTGATCTCGATCGAAAAAGGGATGACCCTTACTGAAGCCGCGCGGGTGTTGGATGAGCGAAAGATTGTTCAATCCCCGTTTATGTTGAAGGCGCTTGTTTTTGTATTGAGGGGGGAAGGAGGCATCCAATCAGCCGAATACTTCCTACCCAAGCCGCAAAACGTCCTTACCATTGCATGGCGTCTCACACACGGACAGCATGGGCTTAACCCGATCAGAGTCACTTTCCCTGAAGGCGTCTCGAACAAGGAAATTGCGCTTGTCATGAAACAAAAGTTCCCCAATTTTGATGACGAAGAGTTTTTGCGCATTGCGGATAATGACGAGGGGTATCTTTTCCCGGATACCTATTACTTTTTACCCAAAGTCGAACCGCGAACTGTCCTCTTGGCCCTTACCAATAACTTCAAGTTGAAGCTCAAAGATTTCGAAGAGGAAGTGCTCATGAGCGGACACACTATTCATGAGATTTTGACCATGGCGTCACTCCTAGAGAAGGAAGCGTACACATACGAGGACATGCGGGTGATAGCCGGGTTGCTTTGGAAGAGAATCGAGATTGGGATGCCGCTTCAAGTCGATGCAACATTTCTCTACATCAACGGCAAGACGACCTTCGATCTCACCCTCGAAGACCTCCGCAAGAACGAATCTCCGTACAATACGTATAAACATAAAGGTCTTCCGCCTGGCCCTATCGTGAACCCAGGGTTGCTTGCTATACGCGCGACGCTCAATCCTCGGGAGACACCCTACCTGTTCTACCTTTCGGACCTCGCTTCAAACATCCATTTCAGTCGAACCTTCGACGAGCACAAGGTAAAAAAGGCGAGGTACTTGCCGTAA
- the metG gene encoding methionine--tRNA ligase subunit beta: MEPTNIPAGAPRAGGSTSAKDANTANAAPANKTVTIDDFKKLNIRIGKVVSAEKVPDADKLIKIIFDFGGEQRQIMAGIAEFIEDPASLIGKEVPVIVNLAPRMLRGYESQGMMLAADNAGRPTLLHPAEEVPPGSIVK; this comes from the coding sequence ATGGAACCTACCAATATACCTGCCGGCGCGCCGCGCGCAGGCGGGTCAACGAGTGCAAAAGACGCAAATACTGCAAATGCAGCGCCCGCCAACAAGACGGTGACTATAGACGATTTCAAAAAATTGAATATCAGAATTGGCAAAGTCGTTTCAGCAGAAAAAGTGCCTGATGCGGACAAGCTTATCAAAATCATTTTTGACTTTGGGGGTGAGCAGAGGCAAATCATGGCAGGGATTGCGGAGTTCATCGAAGACCCGGCGTCACTCATTGGCAAAGAAGTGCCCGTGATCGTGAACCTTGCGCCGAGGATGCTCCGTGGCTACGAGAGTCAGGGGATGATGCTCGCCGCAGATAATGCGGGTCGCCCTACACTGCTTCACCCAGCGGAGGAAGTTCCTCCGGGGAGTATTGTGAAATAG